Within Lolium rigidum isolate FL_2022 chromosome 5, APGP_CSIRO_Lrig_0.1, whole genome shotgun sequence, the genomic segment gagattgaagtctttaatgctcaaatgccccaatcatgagcttcctggtaatatcatcattgataatttctatgcaagactttcttttcaggataaaaccttgctagatactacttgttctggatcatttacacgcaatgaagaagagtttaaaagggaccttcttgatcggattcaggagaacactgaaggatgggagaacaacaaagttaaagagtcaggtataaactatgattatgaatgcattgaaacttttatggataccgataaaattcgaaatatgagtgctacttatggtcttgactctcaagttgttgcaaatctttataaagcttttgcctctcattttgaattgcctaagaagaattttgataagtatcatgaaccttttaaagatgcttgcatgaaggatgaaattattgttaatgattgcaataagcatcttcaaactcctaagaatgatatttcctataagcacgttaatttttgtggaatgcatagaccttgtggaattaatcaaatcgaagatgaatattgtatccatcatattaatgaaaaaactagaaagtggtctagggctctagatgatcttggtaaaaagggtTGTGCccgctatccttttatttgtgaactttgccatgaagtgggtcattttaattttcaatgctcctctaaTTATGATtcgcaccccatgagtgctgcaaatttgtattgtaatgatgaaattactcttaatcaagcatgatgaacttactttatttttgtggtgtgaagagttatcaagaaaaatctctttgttacatatgagtgatcttgatattgatgatgtcctacgtgggtgtttttcttattgcattgataattgccatacaaatacttacatacaaaatattttagaggatgacactttgccaaaatacgataggacctctgtgtgttttgaacttattaatgaaaaggaggaatcctcccaagtttcttctattgtttctggaaacatatcaggttatgtggaggagccccttATCAAGCCTCTCCCCGCTAGAGAAAGGAACgaggagaaagaaaagaagaagaagaagggaacgaaaaagaagaagaagaagaagaaggggaataaagagaaagaggtaacggcatatccccgcgtgtatgaggtaacgctaggtaaccgtaagtatgttgctcctaatgattattatgataatgaatctgagtacaatgatcttcctatgccctttacctacattagtgatcatgatttgaaagagcacactacttttgatattggaaatctctcgggaaactaattctgaaaatgatgatgttaataattgccatagtatcagtactatccatgcttcctcccataatgatatagaaagctctaagcttggggatgaggtgtttgaaaatccttttgctactgatcattatatgtttgatacctctccttctagtaacaatgatggtatggtaacagatgaacatactgtgaaagacaactattctatttcttatgattacactatgcctccaatcttcgatgattattataaataatgctatgatataggttataactatccttatgaaacttgtcatagttatgattggatcgctaaaaacaattcccttaatatgcaacttgtttaccatattcaaattcttgataataatcttgctccaactactattaatgagaagaactcttcttacgccaaaattaatgatacctttatgcatatgaaccatgataagaatgttttaagtgttggttatattgtggatttcatctatgatgctactgaaagttattacgagagagAGAAACAtgattatatgcatcttaataatattaagtttcccctctctatgttgagaatcttgaagttactcgtgttttatcttcctatgcttgtcactttgttcttcatgaattcatttgtgtacaagattcctatgcataggaagtgggttagacttaaatttgttttgaatttgcttcttgatgctctcttttgcttcaactcttatttcttacgagtgcatcatcaaaactactgagcccatcttaatggctataaagaaagcactccttgggagataacccatgtgtttattttgctactgttttgttgtgttttggaagttgttactactgtagcaacctctccttatcttattttattgcatttgttgtgccaagtaaagtctttgatagtaaagtcaatactagatttggattactgcgcagaaacagatttcttgctgtcacgaatttgggtatgattctctgtaggtaactcagaaaaatctgccaatttacgtgcattatcctcagatatgtacgcaactttcatttaatttgaatattttcatctgagcaagtctggtgcctctttaaaattcgtctttacggactgttctgttttgacagattctgccttttatttcgcattgcctctttcgctgtgttggatggatttctttgttccattaccttccagtagctttgagcaatgtccgaagtgttaagaatgattgtgtcacctccgaacatgtgaatttttgattatgcactaaccctctaatgagtttgttttgagtttggtgtggaggaagttttcaagggtcaagagaggaggatgatacaatatgatcaagaagagtgaaaagtataagcttggggatgccccgtggttcatccctgcatatttcaagaagactcaagcatctaagcttggggatgcccaaggcatccccttcttcatcacaacttatcaggtttcttctcttgaaactatatttttatttggtcacatcttatgtactttacttggagcgtctgtgtgcttttattttcgttttgttattttcattctctgaataaattcatgcttgtgtgggagagagacacgctccgctggttcatatgaacacatgtgttcttagcttttaatgttcatggcgaaggttgaaactgcttcgttcattgttatatggttggaaacagaaaatgccgcatgtggtaaatggtataatgtcttgaataatttgatactttgcaattgttgtgttcatatagatcatgtttaagctcttgcatcatgtaccttgtacccattaatgaagaactacatagagcttgttaaaatttggtttgcatgattgatctctagagtctagatattttctagttaaggtgtttgaacaacaaggaagacgatgtaaagtcttataatgtttgcaatatgttcatatgtaagtcttgttgtaccgttttatacttgagtttgcttcaaacaaccttgctagcctagccctgtattgagaggaattcttctcgtgcatccaaatccttgagccaataaccatgccatttgtgtccaccatacctacctactacatggtatttctccgccattccaaagtaaattacttgagtgctacctttaaaatttctattctttgtctttgcaatatatagctcatgggacaaatagcttaaaaactattgtggtgaagaatatgtagctatgtatcttatttcttataagttgcttgttgagcggtaaccatgtttctggggacgccatcaactattacacctttgttgaatatcatgtgagttgctatgcatgttcgtcttgtttgaagtaagggcgattttcatgatcaaatggtttgagtatgcatactgttagagaagaacattgggccgctaactaaagccatgaatcatggtggaagtttcagtttggacaatcaatcctcaatctcttatgagaatattaactgttgttgaatgcttatgcattaaagaggagtccattattgttgtctatgttgtcccggtatggatgtctaagttgagaataatcaaaagcgagaaatccaatgcgagctttctccttagacctttgtacaggcggcatagaggtacccctttgtgacacttggttgaaacatatgctatgcaatgataatccgtgttaatccaagctaattaggacaaggtgcgagcactattggtatactatgcatgaggcttgcaacttataggatatcttatacataacacatatgctttattactaccgttgacaaaaattgtttcttattttcaaaatgaaaagctctagcacaaatatagtaatcaatgcttccctctgcgaagggcctatcttctactttattgttgagtcagtttacctacttctttctatcttagaagcaaacacttgtgtcaactgtgcattgattcttacatgtttacctattgcacttgttatattgctttgtgttgacaattatccatgagatatatatgttgaagttgaaagcaaccgctgaaacttatatcttcctttgtgttgcttcaatgcttttactaagaatctattgctttatgagtaactcttatgcaagtcttattgatacttgtcttgaaagtattattcatgaaaagtctttgctatatgattcatttgtttactcattatcttcatcattgcttcgaatcgctgcattcatctcatatgctttacaattgtattgatcaagattatgatagcatgtcacttaagaaattatctttgttatcgtttacctactcgagggcgagtaggaactaagcttggggatgcttgatacgtcccaaacgtatctataatttcttatgttccatgctacttttatgatgatacttacatgttttatacacactttacatcgttttgatgcattttccggaactaacctattgacgagatgccgaagtgccagttgctgttttctgcagtttttggtttcagaaatcctagtaaggaaatattctcggaatcagacgaaatcaattcccagcaccttatttttcccggaaggttccagcgcATCGAAGAAacaccggagaggagccaggggggcccacacgccagggcggcgtggccaaggggtggggcgcgcccccctagtgtgtgggcccaccaggcctcctccgaggccgcccttccgcctacttaaggtctccatcgcgaaaaccctatcacgattgatgaaacccgagaaaaccttccagagccgccgccatcgcgaaactccaattcgggggacagaagtctctgttccggcacgccgccgggacggggaattgcccccggagtcatctccaccgccgtctccaccgccatcttcaccgccatcgctgtctccatgatgaggagggagtagttcacccccgggccgagggctctgctgtagctatgtggttcatctctctctttgtgatctagttgtctatgtgctactctagtgatgttattaaagtattctattcctcctccacggtgtaatggtgacagtgtgtgcatcgtgtagtacttggcatagtttatgattgtgatctcttgtagattatgaagttaactattactatgatggtattgatgcaatttattcccctttcatagtctgtcggtgacggtatgttagttctcggtgtgattgcgttggtttatcatgcactctaaggttatttaaatatgaacattgaatgttgtggagcttgttaactccggcattgaggtgctcttgtagccctacgcaattagtggtgttcatcatccaacaagagagtgtagagtggttttattatgtgatcaatgttgagagtgtccactagtgaaagtatgatccctaggccttgtttctaagcatcgaaactccgtttatttatcgttacgttgcatgtttactcgctgccatattttattcagattgttattaccactcatatatatccatactacttgtatttcaccatctcttcgccgaactagtgcacctatacatttgacaagtgtattaggtgtgttggggacacaagagacttcttgtatcgtgattgcagggttgcttgagagggatatctttgacctcttcctccctgagttcgataaaccttgggtgatccacttaagggaaacttgctgctgttctacaaacctctgctcttggaggcccaacactgtctacaagaatagaagcacccgtagacatcaatcagcaaaaccagccatagctaactcaggaaattgcctagaaTTAAGTTTTTGGATTATTGGATAATTAGGAAAAAAATCATGATTAATTCCAAAATATAAAACATGACTATATTagttactaacatgtgaaactcgaacatactgtaTTAAGCAATATGAACAATGGCAATTCATACCGTACAAcagccatcgctaaacagattggATCACGTGACACATACCATTCTGGTGGAGGTGTAGCTATTGTCGTCACATCGGTAAAGTTGTTGAtcacaacgttgatgaagataggTCGAAATAGACTGCATAGAACATGATGGTAGGCAGCACCGCTCGACTTGGACGAAAgaaacccgtgatgaagagcttgagcaatcgcgcagagcgcttcccaaaaacctaattcgccctctcccgtacaagaTCACAAAGGCGAGTGGTTCTGGAGACCCGTTCTCCCGTTCGCCGGTGCACGTCAGCGGGCGGGGTGGAGTAGGCTATGGTGGCGGCGCAAGGACAGAGAGGTGGCAAAACCCTAACTCTTGTATCATATATTTTTCTGTGGCAGCTGggaaagagattatataggcgcatGAAGCCctgggcaacgtgggccacgcccacattGCACGGTTCAAGTCGGTTactgatagcccacgatccgagaGCGATCCGAATCGACTAACTACGACACGTTTGTCTATGACTCTATTCATAttcctgaactgcaaaaagaaaggaaagacttggctcgaggctcaatccactcaacacgagtGCAACACGCGCGTGTCGTGTCGTgttgagacgagcgagcgaggagggggAGCGCGCGCGTACCacttctcttctcactcacttgctagtggtggtctaacttcctcccaactttccatgttggGCTAAACTTCCCACCCCTTGCCACTTTCTTGTGCACCCTACAcagggagaggcggcgcgcggagcAGGAGCTGCGACGGAGGGGAGGCGATGATGGGACGGGGCCGTCGAACGTATCGCCGGGCGGCTAGTAGGCTAGGCTTAGATAAAATCTAGCCATTTTATTTaaacttgtaatatataatcaaatttaaataaaaatctttattttcgtgcacttttatttatttgaGCAATAGCTGGAGAGCGACGTTCCCAAATGCACGAAGAAAATACGTCCCCAAAAGTTTAATCTGCATCGTTTGGGAACGATTTGGGGGACGCCTAAGTTCTGGTTGACCCATCCGGAAAACCAATCAGGTCCTAGCAGATTTGTTCCGCTTGAACTGCGCAGTTCTCCATCTTAAACACGTTTTCCGGTATTTTTTAAGGGAAAATATGTGCCAGAGATGCTCAGCTGGTGGGATCTGAAATGAGCGGCCGATACCAACGAATCCAACGGCCACAAACGTAGCCCTAAACCAAACACAAGACGTCCACCACCAGCCGCCGGCGGTCCCGAGGTGTGCCGCTCCGCTGCAGCCGACGGCGGCCTCTTCGCCCCCAATCCCCTCCGCGTTCTCCCAAGATCCGACGTCTCGGTGGGGCAAGAAAGAGATCGAAGCGCGCTCTCCCTGAACGGCCGCGTCAGGCTGCAGGTACGCAACCCTAGCAACCCCTGTAAGCAACTGGGGGACCGGAGGAGGACGGAGGTGAGTGGGTGAAGCACGATTGAAGGCGAGCGAACCGCAAAGGTGCAAATGCAGCCCAAGATCAAACGCAAAAATACACAAGGGATCACCTACTTCGGCCTCGTATGGAAGAAACACAAGAGTGACACAAGTGTTCTCAGGGCAGAAGATGTTATCCCTAGAAGCAAGAATGGTGTAGTTTCGTCCATGAGACCAACATGCTGCCTCTGTGACAAGCCATATTCTCCAGACTTGATGTACATCCGCTGTGAGAGGTGCAGAAGTAAGTCAATTCGACCTATGGGATACCATTGTTCAAGCAAAGGATTTAATTTCGCTATGCGTTATCTTACTGATCTTTTTACATCTTGACATTCTTCTGTACACAGAGTGGTTCCATGGAGATGCCTTGAGACTTGAGGAGAAAAGGATTATTGAGATCGTATCTTACAGATGCTGCAGATGTCGGAGGAGGGCGATACCAGGATGTCCTCATTCTGATGATTATTATTGCCCTGAACCAGAACCCATCATCCAAGAAAGTTCAGCCAATATTCCGTCAAGTGAGGACACAGCAGATGAAGATCCATCATTTGCTTCATTTGGTAGATTCAAACAAACTGTAAAAGAGACTATTCATGCCGATTCCTCAGTGCACATGGAAAGCTTTGTCCCGGGAAGTAATCAAGAGATGAACTTTGTGGATGATTCTTCACATTCTGCACGTCCATTTGACAAGGTAGAAATTAAGCAGGTTATGAAGGACATACTTGTGACAGTTACAATCTGAAATTGGCATGTTCAGTTTACCTAACTTAAGCCCCCTCTTCCCTCCCCTGCACACAtggatttccttttttttttcttccaaaaaCCAAGCAGAGTTGTTTGTTATGAAATTTTATAGGCCACTCTTGTATGGTTTCAACTGAATATAATAAATCTTTTTTTGGCCTATTGCCAACTCTTTATCTGCATAGCCTGTGACTTTCAAGTGTGCCATGATTTTAAGATTTAGTTACAAAAGTACTGAAAGAGTTTGAAGGTCTTTGGTACATATGGCCCTAACCCTATATGATCATACATGTGTACGGGAACAAGGTTGTTTAGTACGTATGACTGGAGATGGAGTAGTACTGAAAGCATTTAGCCAATTCGGAAATCATGATACCATACAGTTATATTGTGTGTCTATTGTAGTTGAAGTTCGAGTGCAATTTATTGTAGAAATGATTTTTTTATAATGAAAGCATTGGAAATAGAGTTAAGCTGTAGTCCttgatctgtttttttttttaaatgtgaGCTTGTAATTTATTCAGGAGCCTAAGCCATATGATGCATGCTTTACATGGTATACACCTGGTAGTGGTACCTGCCGGCGATTGGATCCTGTGGATGATGTCCGCCCGCCAGTTCCCACAGCAAGGACCAGCTTTGGCAAAGACCAAACCACCACACTTCGCCGAGCTGTATGTGCCAGAGTCTTGTCTACATAATTTACTGATGCTGCTCTGTGATGTTTTTATCGTATTTGCACTTCTTGCAGTATGGTGGTTTTCGGGAGATTGCTGCTGAGACTGGCTCATTACATGAGCGGGTAAGACAGGGAGACTATATCACCAATGACGAGATCATGGGGACCTTGGACAAGCTTCAGCAAATT encodes:
- the LOC124655083 gene encoding uncharacterized protein LOC124655083 codes for the protein MQPKIKRKNTQGITYFGLVWKKHKSDTSVLRAEDVIPRSKNGVVSSMRPTCCLCDKPYSPDLMYIRCERCRKWFHGDALRLEEKRIIEIVSYRCCRCRRRAIPGCPHSDDYYCPEPEPIIQESSANIPSSEDTADEDPSFASFGRFKQTVKETIHADSSVHMESFVPGSNQEMNFVDDSSHSARPFDKEPKPYDACFTWYTPGSGTCRRLDPVDDVRPPVPTARTSFGKDQTTTLRRAYGGFREIAAETGSLHERVRQGDYITNDEIMGTLDKLQQIALRHMKNIACHDVVYPESEASAQPMHNASTSTTRPSDHQSSSRTPAPDRNGTLS